A genomic region of Trifolium pratense cultivar HEN17-A07 linkage group LG3, ARS_RC_1.1, whole genome shotgun sequence contains the following coding sequences:
- the LOC123916491 gene encoding F-box/kelch-repeat protein At3g23880-like, producing the protein MKFIQIRIFSVVCSPSLSTNRRNLIGTLTSLPTLPLDLIIEILSRLPVKQLLQLRCVCKLWKSLISDSKFAKKHLHLSTTYTLHGIDNQNYYSKHVLKSYSLNSSVSIAQIHLPSNGYVRFLGSCNGVLCLGEEDDGGDLFLVRLWNPSIRKFKELPPVRKPHSYHLGMSGFGYNPISDNYKVVVVLLPSDNVEDNGNYFSDHEVKVHTLGTDSWKSVSVFPFAGVFVQQLGQYVSGTINWLVCTDIMQGQYFIASVDLGKESYQKVLLPDDSGEVDNYTLRLSVFRDCLCLIFGEDVWVMKEYGNKESWIKLFTISYVRDHHCTSSCYIIHPTYIFEDDRVLLSCRSYQECIDGTWKHISYHCNCKNGTSKFIEFEHMLEVCIESLISPCHLSNARM; encoded by the coding sequence atgaaatttattcaaattcGTATTTTTTCCGTCGTCTGTTCTCCATCACTCTCAACTAATAGAAGGAATTTAATCGGAACCCTAACATCACTTCCCACTCTTCCTTTGGATCTCATTATTGAAATACTAAGTAGGTTACCCGTGAAGCAACTCCTTCAACTACGATGCGTCTGCAAATTATGGAAATCTCTAATTTCCGATTCCAAATTCGCCAAAAAGCATCTTCATCTTTCAACCACATACACCCTACACGGCATAGACAACCAAAACTATTATTCAAAACACGTCCTCAAGTCTTACTCACTCAACTCTTCCGTCTCGATCGCTCAGATACATCTTCCTTCCAATGGTTATGTTCGCTTCCTTGGTTCTTGCAATGGCGTCCTTTGTCTCGGagaagaagatgatggtggTGACTTATTTCTGGTTCGATTGTGGAACCCTTCCATTAGAAAATTTAAAGAATTGCCACCTGTTAGAAAACCACATAGTTACCATTTGGGGATGAGTGGATTCGGATATAATCCAATTAGTGATAATTACAAGGTTGTGGTAGTTTTACTTCCATCCGATAATGTTGAAGATAATGGTAATTATTTTAGCGACCATGAAGTGAAGGTTCATACTTTGGGTACCGATTCATGGAAAAGTGTTTCCGTGTTTCCTTTTGCTGGTGTCTTTGTTCAGCAATTGGGGCAATATGTCAGTGGCACAATTAATTGGTTGGTTTGTACGGATATCATGCAAGGTCAATATTTTATTGCTTCTGTTGATTTGGGGAAAGAGTCTTATCAAAAGGTTTTGCTACCAGATGATTCTGGTGAGGTAGATAATTATACATTACGATTGAGTGTTTTCAGGGATTGCTTGTGCTTGATTTTCGGTGAAGATGTTTGGGTTATGAAGGAATATGGAAATAAAGAGTCTTGGATTAAATTGTTCACCATTTCTTACGTGCGAGATCATCATTGTACATCATCTTGTTACATTATTCACCCAACATATATTTTTGAGGATGACAGAGTGTTGCTGAGTTGTCGGAGTTATCAAGAGTGTATTGACGGCACATGGAAGCATATTTCTTACCATTGTAATTGTAAAAATGGCACTTCAAAGTTTATTGAGTTTGAACACATGCTAGAAGTTTGCATTGAGAGTTTGATATCACCTTGTCACCTTTCTAATGCTAGGATGTAA
- the LOC123915771 gene encoding F-box/kelch-repeat protein At3g23880-like produces MGDKVNDVVSSPLLLTEETIAGNLTSPPSLSPTLPFDLIPEILCKLPVKLLLQLRCICKSWNFLISDPNFIKKHFRQSTTHLVHILTYSENFLNSYTIDSVLTDQTAITSKLEFRNHRGVSFVGSCNGILCFLVKKDYENLITIQLWNPSIRKLKVLPPFEKPAFKMYGFGHDPVSDSYKVVVVLDVLDDRRNLVEKQINDVKVHTLGTNLWRNIQKLKFPFVIKPLRRSGIYVSGTINWLVKDHLLLRDCPRKNHYFVVSLDLRNESYKKILLPYYGKVGVGGYSTLHLSVFRDCLCMISRQDVWIRKEYGNPNSWIKLLTISYMQDPSTSWVFTNAMHIFEDGQVFVRSAGGGIGKLVVYNSKNESFELPFPSENTLEICVESLISPCS; encoded by the coding sequence ATGGGCGACAAAGTAAACGACGTCGTTTCTTCTCCATTATTACTGACAGAAGAAACCATCGCCGGAAACCTAACATCACCACCGTCACTCTCCCCCACTCTACCTTTCGATCTCATTCCAGAAATCCTCTGCAAACTCCCAGTGAAGCTCCTCCTTCAACTCCGATGTATCTGTAAGTCATGGAATTTTCTTATCTCAGATcctaattttatcaaaaagcATTTTCGCCAGTCAACCACACACCTCGTTCACATCCTAACCTACTCCGAGAACTTTCTCAATTCTTACACAATCGACTCTGTTTTGACCGATCAAACCGCTATAACCTCGAAACTCGAGTTTCGTAACCACCGTGGAGTTTCCTTTGTTGGCTCTTGTAATGGCATCCTCTGTTTTCTTGTTAAGAAGGATTATGAAAATTTGATTACTATTCAATTGTGGAACCCTTCCATTAGAAAATTGAAGGTATTGCCCCCTTTTGAAAAGCCAGCTTTTAAGATGTATGGCTTTGGCCATGATCCTGTTAGTGATAGTTACAAAGTTGTGGTTGTATTAGATGTACTTGATGATCGTCGTAATTTagtagaaaaacaaataaatgatGTCAAAGTTCATACTTTAGGTACAAATTTATGGAGAAACATTCAGAAGTTGAAGTTCCCTTTTGTTATTAAGCCTCTTCGGCGGTCGGGGATATATGTGAGTGGCACAATTAATTGGTTGGTTAAAGATCATTTGTTGCTTAGAGATTGTCCTAGgaaaaatcattattttgttgtttctctTGATTTGAGAAACGAGTCTTATAAAAAGATTTTGCTGCCCTATTATGGAAAGGTGGGTGTGGGTGGATATAGTACTTTGCACTTGAGTGTTTTCAGAGATTGCTTGTGCATGATTTCTAGGCAAGATGTTTGGATAAGGAAGGAATATGGAAATCCAAACTCTTGGATCAAATTGTTAACAATTTCTTACATGCAAGATCCTAGTACTTCTTGGGTTTTTACCAACGCAATGCATATTTTTGAAGATGGCCAAGTGTTCGTGAGGTCTGCAGGGGGTGGGATAGGGAAGTTGGTTGTTTACAATTCTAAAAACGAAAGTTTTGAGTTACCGTTTCCGTCTGAAAACACCTTAGAAATCTGCGTTGAAAGTTTAATATCACCTTGTTCTTAA
- the LOC123916848 gene encoding probable prefoldin subunit 2: protein MASKAEDRKEPVNEQAVANMYAAMRSDLNQIYTKITELEMEVSEHSLVLNAIQPLDQSRRCYRMIGGVLVERTIKEVLPAVQRNKEGLEEVVARLNETLEKKKKEITEFETKYKIRMRKADAEVNDESGKKEGSAQGVLVGPAGGSE from the coding sequence ATGGCTAGTAAAGCCGAAGATCGCAAGGAGCCAGTAAATGAACAGGCAGTTGCAAATATGTATGCAGCTATGAGGTCAGACCTCAACCAAATTTACACCAAAATAACTGAACTGGAAATGGAAGTTAGTGAGCACTCGTTGGTTCTTAATGCCATTCAGCCCCTTGACCAATCTAGACGATGCTATCGAATGATCGGAGGGGTGCTCGTGGAGAGAACCATCAAAGAAGTATTGCCTGCTGTGCAGCGAAATAAAGAAGGACTTGAAGAGGTTGTTGCAAGACTTAACGAGACAttggaaaagaagaaaaaggaaattactgagtttGAGACTAAATATAAAATCCGAATGAGGAAGGCTGATGCTGAGGTGAACGATGAATCTGGTAAGAAGGAAGGTTCTGCTCAAGGAGTACTCGTGGGCCCTGCAGGTGGTAGTGAATGA